The following are from one region of the Anabas testudineus chromosome 2, fAnaTes1.2, whole genome shotgun sequence genome:
- the LOC113164046 gene encoding male-specific lethal 3 homolog isoform X2 encodes MNSRGIKYQFHKGERVLCFEPDPTKAKVLYDAKVIDVLIGTDEHGRRIPKYLIHFNGWNRSWDRWAAEDHVLRDTEDNRKLQRKLARKALGRMKRKGWAKRRRRQSGTKSSLKTLPKEDDSDDACLISSSESSEGDDSDPESSNSGDSTFSEDINKMRVEPDINVKRECEEKIVHVDISFPDILKKKLEDDCFYINKRKKLVMVPCQTNVVHILESYVKNFTINKAFMANERYRRQQNTTQSTSPQPIPPEKSEELCKEMVDGLRITFDFTLPMILLYPCEQAQFKKVSSTRLFMAMNESSPCSSNAQRERSPSPLGHNPPTPQSTDSQPALSDISATTPTAPAPTPKRRRHPDMDCISYQSQSLRRSTRNTSGGDRPAEGSSGGGGSATASPQLKRRVVDTTSQPKFFLNLDRKTPVHSGSSSPLPLTPSKEQSGPFYGLESRRNNELNEVLSWKLTPDNYPLNDQPPPPSYLYGSQHLLRLFVKLPEILGKMQIPERNLRALVKHLELFLRFLAEFHEDFFPESAYVSASEAHYSMKQPRPVF; translated from the exons ATGAATTCGCGGGGAATTAAATATCAATTTCACAAAGGAGAACGAGTCCTGTGCTTTGAACCCGACCCCACCAAGGCTAAAGTGTTGTATGACGCTAAG GTCATTGATGTCTTGATAGGTACAGATGAACATGGAAGAAGAATCCCAAAGTACCTGATTCACTTCAATGGTTGGAACAGGAG CTGGGATCGTTGGGCTGCAGAAGATCATGTCCTAAGGGACACTGAGGATAACCGTAAATTACAACGTAAACTGGCTCGCAAAGCTCTAGGTCGCAT GAAGAGAAAGGGATGGGCGAAGAGGCGTCGTCGTCAGTCTGGTACTAAATCTTCTTTGAAGACTCTCCCAAAGGAGGACGACAGTGATGACGCAT GTTTAATTTCATCTTCAGAGAGCAGTGAAGGGGACGATTCTGACCCTGAATCTTCGAACAGTGGGGACAGCACCTTCTCTGAGGATATTAACAAAATG aGGGTTGAACCAGACATTAATGTTAAGAGGGAATGTGAGGAGAAGATTGTGCATGTTGACATCAGTTTCCCAGACATTCTGAAGAAAAAACTGGAGGATGATTGCTTTTACATCAACAAGAGAAAGAAG TTGGTGATGGTTCCCTGTCAGACAAATGTTGTGCACATCCTAGAGTCCTATGTAAAAAACTTTACCATCAACAAAGCCTTCATGGCCAATGAGAGGTACCGGCGGCAGCAGAACACAACTCAGAGCACCAGTCCACAGCCAATCCCTCCAGAGAAGAG TGAGGAGCTGTGCAAGGAAATGGTCGACGGCCTGAGAATCACGTTTGACTTCACCTTGCCCATGATTCTTCTCTATCCCTGTGAACAAGCTCAGTTCAAAAAGGTCAGCTCCACCAGGCTCTTTATGGCCATGAATGAAAGTTCCCCGTGCTCCAGCAA TGCCCAGCGAGAGCGCAGTCCGAGCCCGTTGGGACACAACCCTCCGACTCCTCAGTCCACTGACAGCCAGCCGGCATTGAGCGACATTTCTGCCACCACTCCCACTGCTCCAGCCCCCACCCCAAAGCGCCGGCGCCACCCTGACATGGACTGTATCTCATATCAGTCCCAGTCACTCAGACGCTCCACCAGGAACACGTCTGGAGGTGACCGGCCAGCTGAAGGGAGCAGTGGAG GTGGAGGCAGTGCCACAGCGTCCCCACAGCTCAAACGCCGTGTGGTTGACACCACATCTCAACCCAAATTCTTTCTCAACCTTGACAGAA AAACCCCAGTACATAGTGGCTCATCTTCCCCATTACCCTTGACGCCAAGCAAAGAACAGAGTGGGCCTTTCTATGGCCTGGAGAGCCGGAGAAACAATGAGCTTAATGAG gTCCTAAGCTGGAAGCTGACTCCTGATAACTACCCGTTGAATGACcagcctcctccaccctctTACCTGTATGGATCACAGCACCTTTTGCGGCTTTTTG TGAAGCTTCCTGAGATCCTGGGAAAGATGCAGATCCCCGAGAGGAACCTTCGAGCTCTGGTCAAACATTTGGAACTCTTTCTCAG GTTTCTGGCCGAGTTCCATGAGGATTTCTTTCCCGAATCTGCGTATGTGTCAGCATCAGAGGCCCATTACAGCATGAAACAACCGAGGCCCGTCTTCTGA
- the LOC113164046 gene encoding male-specific lethal 3 homolog isoform X3: MKRKGWAKRRRRQSGTKSSLKTLPKEDDSDDACLISSSESSEGDDSDPESSNSGDSTFSEDINKMRVEPDINVKRECEEKIVHVDISFPDILKKKLEDDCFYINKRKKLVMVPCQTNVVHILESYVKNFTINKAFMANERYRRQQNTTQSTSPQPIPPEKSEELCKEMVDGLRITFDFTLPMILLYPCEQAQFKKVSSTRLFMAMNESSPCSSNAQRERSPSPLGHNPPTPQSTDSQPALSDISATTPTAPAPTPKRRRHPDMDCISYQSQSLRRSTRNTSGGDRPAEGSSGGGGSATASPQLKRRVVDTTSQPKFFLNLDRKTPVHSGSSSPLPLTPSKEQSGPFYGLESRRNNELNEVLSWKLTPDNYPLNDQPPPPSYLYGSQHLLRLFVKLPEILGKMQIPERNLRALVKHLELFLRFLAEFHEDFFPESAYVSASEAHYSMKQPRPVF, from the exons AT GAAGAGAAAGGGATGGGCGAAGAGGCGTCGTCGTCAGTCTGGTACTAAATCTTCTTTGAAGACTCTCCCAAAGGAGGACGACAGTGATGACGCAT GTTTAATTTCATCTTCAGAGAGCAGTGAAGGGGACGATTCTGACCCTGAATCTTCGAACAGTGGGGACAGCACCTTCTCTGAGGATATTAACAAAATG aGGGTTGAACCAGACATTAATGTTAAGAGGGAATGTGAGGAGAAGATTGTGCATGTTGACATCAGTTTCCCAGACATTCTGAAGAAAAAACTGGAGGATGATTGCTTTTACATCAACAAGAGAAAGAAG TTGGTGATGGTTCCCTGTCAGACAAATGTTGTGCACATCCTAGAGTCCTATGTAAAAAACTTTACCATCAACAAAGCCTTCATGGCCAATGAGAGGTACCGGCGGCAGCAGAACACAACTCAGAGCACCAGTCCACAGCCAATCCCTCCAGAGAAGAG TGAGGAGCTGTGCAAGGAAATGGTCGACGGCCTGAGAATCACGTTTGACTTCACCTTGCCCATGATTCTTCTCTATCCCTGTGAACAAGCTCAGTTCAAAAAGGTCAGCTCCACCAGGCTCTTTATGGCCATGAATGAAAGTTCCCCGTGCTCCAGCAA TGCCCAGCGAGAGCGCAGTCCGAGCCCGTTGGGACACAACCCTCCGACTCCTCAGTCCACTGACAGCCAGCCGGCATTGAGCGACATTTCTGCCACCACTCCCACTGCTCCAGCCCCCACCCCAAAGCGCCGGCGCCACCCTGACATGGACTGTATCTCATATCAGTCCCAGTCACTCAGACGCTCCACCAGGAACACGTCTGGAGGTGACCGGCCAGCTGAAGGGAGCAGTGGAG GTGGAGGCAGTGCCACAGCGTCCCCACAGCTCAAACGCCGTGTGGTTGACACCACATCTCAACCCAAATTCTTTCTCAACCTTGACAGAA AAACCCCAGTACATAGTGGCTCATCTTCCCCATTACCCTTGACGCCAAGCAAAGAACAGAGTGGGCCTTTCTATGGCCTGGAGAGCCGGAGAAACAATGAGCTTAATGAG gTCCTAAGCTGGAAGCTGACTCCTGATAACTACCCGTTGAATGACcagcctcctccaccctctTACCTGTATGGATCACAGCACCTTTTGCGGCTTTTTG TGAAGCTTCCTGAGATCCTGGGAAAGATGCAGATCCCCGAGAGGAACCTTCGAGCTCTGGTCAAACATTTGGAACTCTTTCTCAG GTTTCTGGCCGAGTTCCATGAGGATTTCTTTCCCGAATCTGCGTATGTGTCAGCATCAGAGGCCCATTACAGCATGAAACAACCGAGGCCCGTCTTCTGA
- the LOC113164046 gene encoding male-specific lethal 3 homolog isoform X1, with product MNSRGIKYQFHKGERVLCFEPDPTKAKVLYDAKVTLHVIDVLIGTDEHGRRIPKYLIHFNGWNRSWDRWAAEDHVLRDTEDNRKLQRKLARKALGRMKRKGWAKRRRRQSGTKSSLKTLPKEDDSDDACLISSSESSEGDDSDPESSNSGDSTFSEDINKMRVEPDINVKRECEEKIVHVDISFPDILKKKLEDDCFYINKRKKLVMVPCQTNVVHILESYVKNFTINKAFMANERYRRQQNTTQSTSPQPIPPEKSEELCKEMVDGLRITFDFTLPMILLYPCEQAQFKKVSSTRLFMAMNESSPCSSNAQRERSPSPLGHNPPTPQSTDSQPALSDISATTPTAPAPTPKRRRHPDMDCISYQSQSLRRSTRNTSGGDRPAEGSSGGGGSATASPQLKRRVVDTTSQPKFFLNLDRKTPVHSGSSSPLPLTPSKEQSGPFYGLESRRNNELNEVLSWKLTPDNYPLNDQPPPPSYLYGSQHLLRLFVKLPEILGKMQIPERNLRALVKHLELFLRFLAEFHEDFFPESAYVSASEAHYSMKQPRPVF from the exons ATGAATTCGCGGGGAATTAAATATCAATTTCACAAAGGAGAACGAGTCCTGTGCTTTGAACCCGACCCCACCAAGGCTAAAGTGTTGTATGACGCTAAGGTAACGCTCCAT GTCATTGATGTCTTGATAGGTACAGATGAACATGGAAGAAGAATCCCAAAGTACCTGATTCACTTCAATGGTTGGAACAGGAG CTGGGATCGTTGGGCTGCAGAAGATCATGTCCTAAGGGACACTGAGGATAACCGTAAATTACAACGTAAACTGGCTCGCAAAGCTCTAGGTCGCAT GAAGAGAAAGGGATGGGCGAAGAGGCGTCGTCGTCAGTCTGGTACTAAATCTTCTTTGAAGACTCTCCCAAAGGAGGACGACAGTGATGACGCAT GTTTAATTTCATCTTCAGAGAGCAGTGAAGGGGACGATTCTGACCCTGAATCTTCGAACAGTGGGGACAGCACCTTCTCTGAGGATATTAACAAAATG aGGGTTGAACCAGACATTAATGTTAAGAGGGAATGTGAGGAGAAGATTGTGCATGTTGACATCAGTTTCCCAGACATTCTGAAGAAAAAACTGGAGGATGATTGCTTTTACATCAACAAGAGAAAGAAG TTGGTGATGGTTCCCTGTCAGACAAATGTTGTGCACATCCTAGAGTCCTATGTAAAAAACTTTACCATCAACAAAGCCTTCATGGCCAATGAGAGGTACCGGCGGCAGCAGAACACAACTCAGAGCACCAGTCCACAGCCAATCCCTCCAGAGAAGAG TGAGGAGCTGTGCAAGGAAATGGTCGACGGCCTGAGAATCACGTTTGACTTCACCTTGCCCATGATTCTTCTCTATCCCTGTGAACAAGCTCAGTTCAAAAAGGTCAGCTCCACCAGGCTCTTTATGGCCATGAATGAAAGTTCCCCGTGCTCCAGCAA TGCCCAGCGAGAGCGCAGTCCGAGCCCGTTGGGACACAACCCTCCGACTCCTCAGTCCACTGACAGCCAGCCGGCATTGAGCGACATTTCTGCCACCACTCCCACTGCTCCAGCCCCCACCCCAAAGCGCCGGCGCCACCCTGACATGGACTGTATCTCATATCAGTCCCAGTCACTCAGACGCTCCACCAGGAACACGTCTGGAGGTGACCGGCCAGCTGAAGGGAGCAGTGGAG GTGGAGGCAGTGCCACAGCGTCCCCACAGCTCAAACGCCGTGTGGTTGACACCACATCTCAACCCAAATTCTTTCTCAACCTTGACAGAA AAACCCCAGTACATAGTGGCTCATCTTCCCCATTACCCTTGACGCCAAGCAAAGAACAGAGTGGGCCTTTCTATGGCCTGGAGAGCCGGAGAAACAATGAGCTTAATGAG gTCCTAAGCTGGAAGCTGACTCCTGATAACTACCCGTTGAATGACcagcctcctccaccctctTACCTGTATGGATCACAGCACCTTTTGCGGCTTTTTG TGAAGCTTCCTGAGATCCTGGGAAAGATGCAGATCCCCGAGAGGAACCTTCGAGCTCTGGTCAAACATTTGGAACTCTTTCTCAG GTTTCTGGCCGAGTTCCATGAGGATTTCTTTCCCGAATCTGCGTATGTGTCAGCATCAGAGGCCCATTACAGCATGAAACAACCGAGGCCCGTCTTCTGA